One Prevotella intermedia ATCC 25611 = DSM 20706 DNA window includes the following coding sequences:
- a CDS encoding TonB-dependent receptor, with the protein MKKLFVLIVITLFSEILQAQVTVTGVITDVNGSPLSAAIIKSIDASTKKMLAFCNTKNDGKFSIKAKVGDLLQISAMSYKKKQIAVIADMPEQHIVLEDDAKALDEITVKAKPVRIDGDTIKYLLGVYAKPGDRTLADVLARVPGFEVNKSTGQISYEGRSISNFYIEGMDMLGGKYGVASKSLPQNDIATVEVMKHHTPIRVLDDFVYSDESAINVRMKKGAKAHWIATFNGGIGYKSGGGLWNFESFAMRLKQNWQTMITYKTNNSGRDIVHETNKAFTYGELDSRLVPFISLPSPASSRLGERSLFNRSHTLNLNMLQRINETSQVNVQVTYINDRQETFSKRTAEYFSKRGNKVSDNEKHYIAKTNELFAKVKYENNANSQYLKNELSTNLNWNKQLLIERGTNPHEMNGNLPVFTLKDNLLLMRKYGKRLYSFESKNIMEARPRQLAMDTLHQDINQHYYETDNKISGSFRLGKFVLTGKVGANAALHAFSSHLVGVPDSIGMLSGNSRFSMFRFYVSSNIEYKLSDFIFNFSSDVSYNRYKYSLSTAYSRALFSPNLHIRWNATPHWTFAVDGRIGQREVDVNQFYPTLVLADYEYINKGFADYRIGKDKTAGIIVRYNNALQGTSVFLTANRTFMTTPYTASQDYVGSYIVLSLVPQETKSNAWTINLMGSQGVGFLKGKLNIRTIYNSSKSYIVQNNEVMPFNTSTCNVRGGLTVGLVRNTDLGYNIEYSYYQTDMPALSSAYTLNNWKHNAYLRLFLTKKFTTEARAEYYHNQIAKDKFKDIFFADLAMRYSFKKFDITLELNNLLNKKGYGYGVNGTFVRSYNSLNIRGREIMVSVYYKP; encoded by the coding sequence ATTTTGCAATACCAAAAATGATGGTAAATTTAGTATTAAAGCAAAAGTGGGCGACTTACTGCAAATTTCTGCAATGAGCTATAAGAAAAAGCAAATAGCGGTAATAGCAGATATGCCAGAACAACATATCGTGCTTGAAGATGATGCAAAAGCATTGGACGAGATAACGGTAAAGGCAAAGCCTGTAAGGATTGATGGCGACACGATAAAATATCTTCTTGGCGTATATGCAAAACCTGGCGATCGCACTTTAGCCGATGTATTGGCTCGTGTGCCGGGTTTTGAGGTGAATAAAAGCACGGGGCAAATTTCGTATGAGGGAAGAAGCATCAGCAACTTCTATATAGAAGGAATGGATATGTTGGGCGGAAAATATGGTGTTGCTTCAAAGTCGCTGCCTCAAAACGATATAGCAACGGTGGAAGTGATGAAGCATCATACCCCCATTCGGGTATTAGACGACTTTGTTTATTCAGACGAAAGTGCCATTAACGTTCGTATGAAGAAAGGTGCTAAAGCACATTGGATAGCTACGTTTAATGGTGGCATAGGCTATAAGAGTGGTGGCGGGCTGTGGAACTTTGAAAGTTTTGCCATGCGTTTAAAGCAGAATTGGCAAACCATGATTACCTATAAAACGAACAATAGTGGCAGAGACATTGTTCACGAAACGAACAAAGCCTTTACTTATGGTGAGTTGGACAGCAGGCTGGTCCCATTTATTTCGCTGCCTTCCCCTGCAAGTTCCAGATTGGGAGAACGCTCTTTGTTCAACAGAAGTCATACGTTGAACTTGAATATGTTGCAACGTATAAACGAGACATCGCAAGTAAATGTTCAGGTTACTTACATCAACGACCGCCAAGAGACTTTCTCTAAACGTACAGCGGAGTACTTTTCAAAGCGAGGAAACAAAGTATCGGACAATGAAAAACACTATATAGCAAAGACTAATGAACTCTTTGCAAAGGTTAAATATGAGAACAATGCCAACAGTCAGTATCTAAAGAATGAACTTTCTACGAACTTAAATTGGAACAAACAGCTGCTGATAGAGCGTGGCACAAATCCACACGAAATGAATGGTAACCTTCCTGTATTCACATTGAAAGATAATCTTTTGCTAATGCGTAAGTATGGCAAGCGTTTGTACTCTTTCGAGTCGAAGAATATAATGGAAGCGCGCCCCCGGCAGTTAGCTATGGACACACTGCACCAAGACATTAACCAACATTATTACGAGACTGACAATAAAATATCAGGTAGTTTCCGTTTGGGTAAGTTTGTTCTGACAGGGAAAGTAGGAGCCAATGCAGCACTGCACGCATTTTCTTCGCATCTTGTAGGTGTCCCCGACAGCATCGGAATGCTTTCCGGTAACAGCCGCTTTTCCATGTTTCGGTTCTATGTAAGTTCAAATATAGAATACAAGTTATCCGATTTTATCTTTAATTTTTCTTCGGACGTGTCTTACAATCGCTATAAATACAGTCTAAGCACGGCTTACAGTCGTGCACTTTTCTCGCCCAACTTGCACATTCGTTGGAATGCCACACCGCATTGGACGTTCGCTGTTGATGGAAGAATAGGGCAGAGAGAAGTAGACGTAAATCAGTTTTATCCCACCCTCGTATTAGCCGATTACGAATATATAAACAAAGGCTTTGCCGATTACAGAATAGGTAAGGATAAGACGGCAGGCATCATTGTTCGGTACAACAATGCACTACAAGGCACGTCGGTGTTTCTTACTGCCAACAGAACTTTTATGACCACACCTTATACAGCTTCGCAAGACTATGTAGGCAGCTATATTGTATTGTCGCTTGTGCCACAAGAAACCAAAAGCAATGCGTGGACAATTAACTTAATGGGGTCGCAAGGTGTTGGCTTTCTAAAAGGAAAGCTGAATATCAGAACCATATACAACAGTTCAAAATCGTATATTGTGCAAAACAACGAGGTGATGCCTTTCAATACAAGCACTTGCAATGTGAGAGGAGGCTTAACAGTTGGCCTTGTCAGGAATACCGATTTGGGTTACAATATTGAATATAGCTACTACCAAACCGACATGCCGGCACTCTCTTCCGCCTATACACTGAACAACTGGAAGCACAATGCTTACTTGCGACTGTTTCTTACGAAGAAGTTTACAACCGAGGCAAGGGCAGAATACTATCACAACCAAATAGCGAAAGATAAGTTTAAAGACATCTTCTTTGCCGATTTAGCAATGCGATACAGCTTTAAGAAGTTCGACATTACGTTAGAACTCAACAACTTATTGAATAAGAAAGGTTACGGTTATGGCGTAAACGGCACATTTGTTCGCAGCTATAACAGTTTGAATATTCGAGGAAGAGAGATAATGGTAAGTGTCTATTATAAGCCTTAA
- a CDS encoding peptidase domain-containing ABC transporter, with protein MQQFPLFKQHDSMLCGITCLKMVCKYYGAFYSIEFLSSLCKEGREGISLLAMSKGADSLGLKNECGLAEIAELKNSLPCILHWNQNHFVVLYKVNKGKIFYIADPAKGLTKYSLEDFKKHWISTKLGGEEKGIAMFIEPTSEFYERQIEEPMEKRSFKFLFGYIKKYRKYFGQIVLGLFVGSLLQLILPFLTQAIVDVGIKKHSISFIWLILLGQLVLTISRTAIDFIRRWLLLHISMRINISLVSDFFIKLLKLPMSFFETKLLGDLMQRMGDHSRVNGFLTQQTLSIVFSFFTFIVFSIVLLFYNWLIFSIFLLGSLLYGSWLALFLRRRKVLDYEFFEQQAINNNKTYEFITSMQEIKLQDCEQRRRWEWEDVQAELFGVQMKSLKLQQTQEAGSIFINELKNIIITVVAATAVIQGQLTLGMMLAVQYIIGQLNSPVEQLMGFFYSVQDVKISLERINEIHNVDDENGKNGLQTIVREESKGIDFENVNFKYDPHALKAIIDNVNIQIPKGKVTAIVGASGSGKTTLIKLMLGYYPVLSGQISIDGTDINTLNKKWWRRQCGVVMQDGVIFSESIARNIAIDDSDIDKERLQRAAKIACINDYIMGLPLKYNTKIGRDGIGLSQGQKQRILIARAVYKNPDYIFLDEATNSLDANNERMIVENLNQFYKGKTVVIVAHRLSTVKNADQIVVLGKGKVLEVGNHEQLTAKRAAYYNLVKNQLELGN; from the coding sequence ATGCAACAATTTCCATTATTCAAACAGCACGACTCTATGCTTTGTGGCATAACTTGTCTTAAAATGGTGTGTAAATATTACGGTGCATTTTATTCTATTGAGTTTCTTTCTTCGCTGTGTAAAGAGGGACGCGAAGGTATATCGTTACTTGCAATGAGTAAAGGGGCAGATAGCTTGGGATTAAAAAATGAATGTGGATTAGCTGAAATAGCAGAATTGAAAAATAGTCTTCCTTGTATTCTCCATTGGAATCAAAATCATTTCGTAGTATTATATAAGGTTAATAAAGGGAAGATTTTCTATATTGCAGATCCTGCAAAAGGACTTACAAAGTATAGTCTTGAAGATTTTAAGAAGCATTGGATTAGTACAAAGTTAGGAGGTGAAGAAAAAGGAATAGCGATGTTTATTGAACCAACTTCAGAGTTTTATGAAAGGCAAATAGAAGAACCCATGGAGAAACGATCGTTTAAATTTCTTTTTGGTTATATAAAGAAGTATCGCAAATATTTCGGGCAGATTGTCTTAGGCTTGTTTGTTGGTAGTTTGTTGCAACTAATTTTGCCTTTCCTTACCCAAGCTATTGTGGATGTAGGTATTAAAAAACATAGTATAAGTTTTATTTGGTTGATACTTTTAGGTCAATTGGTATTGACGATAAGCCGTACAGCTATCGACTTTATTCGTCGTTGGTTGTTGCTTCACATATCAATGCGTATCAATATTTCGTTGGTGAGCGATTTCTTCATTAAACTTTTGAAACTACCGATGTCGTTCTTTGAAACAAAGTTGTTGGGCGACCTAATGCAACGTATGGGAGACCATAGTCGTGTGAATGGCTTTTTAACGCAGCAAACATTAAGCATTGTATTTTCGTTTTTTACCTTTATTGTGTTCAGTATCGTACTGTTATTTTATAATTGGTTGATATTTTCCATTTTTCTTTTGGGGAGTTTGTTGTATGGTAGTTGGCTTGCTCTTTTTCTTAGGCGAAGAAAAGTACTCGACTATGAATTCTTTGAGCAACAAGCTATAAACAACAACAAGACTTATGAATTTATTACTTCTATGCAAGAAATAAAACTCCAAGATTGTGAACAGCGTCGTCGTTGGGAATGGGAAGATGTGCAGGCTGAACTCTTCGGCGTGCAGATGAAGTCGTTGAAACTCCAGCAAACACAAGAAGCCGGTAGTATTTTCATAAACGAACTTAAGAATATAATCATCACAGTGGTTGCTGCAACAGCTGTAATACAGGGCCAGCTCACTTTGGGTATGATGCTTGCAGTGCAATATATAATTGGTCAGCTCAATTCTCCAGTTGAACAACTGATGGGATTCTTTTATTCTGTCCAAGATGTAAAAATAAGCCTTGAACGTATCAACGAAATACACAATGTAGACGATGAAAATGGAAAGAATGGATTACAAACAATAGTGAGAGAAGAAAGTAAGGGAATAGACTTTGAAAATGTTAATTTCAAATACGACCCTCACGCACTGAAAGCGATAATTGATAATGTGAACATACAAATTCCCAAAGGTAAAGTAACCGCTATCGTGGGCGCGTCGGGCAGTGGGAAAACAACATTAATAAAATTAATGTTAGGTTATTATCCTGTTTTGAGCGGACAAATTTCCATTGACGGAACAGACATAAATACATTGAATAAAAAATGGTGGCGCAGGCAGTGTGGTGTAGTAATGCAAGACGGCGTTATTTTTTCCGAATCTATTGCACGCAACATTGCCATAGATGATAGTGATATAGACAAAGAACGATTACAAAGAGCTGCCAAGATAGCTTGTATCAACGACTATATTATGGGATTGCCCTTAAAGTATAATACCAAGATAGGGCGTGATGGTATTGGCTTGAGTCAAGGGCAAAAGCAACGTATCTTGATAGCAAGAGCTGTATATAAGAATCCTGACTACATTTTTCTTGATGAAGCGACCAATTCACTCGATGCTAATAACGAACGTATGATTGTAGAAAACCTCAATCAATTTTATAAAGGTAAAACAGTGGTTATTGTGGCACACCGTCTTAGCACGGTAAAGAATGCCGACCAAATAGTGGTATTAGGCAAAGGAAAAGTATTGGAAGTAGGTAACCATGAACAGCTTACTGCAAAACGTGCCGCATATTATAACCTTGTGAAAAATCAATTGGAGCTGGGCAATTAA
- a CDS encoding glycosyl transferase, with protein sequence MKILLIGEYSNVHNTLKAGLDRLGHKVVVASNGDYWKAYPRDIDLARPSGRFAGLRLTLHLCANLHKLRGYDIVQIINPVFIDLKAKRIQYIYNYLRRHNKKIIMGAFGMDYYWVHVNSTTMPLRYSDFNIGKTLRTNKDAIIEQCDWVGTDKEQLNKTIANDCDGIVAGLYEYQVCYQPFFPDKTTFIPFPIITEGKNTQAERKDGALKLFIGISKNRSEYKGTDIMLRAAKAVKADYPELLELRIAEGIPFNEYVKLMEGSDAILDQLYSYTPSMNPLEAMSRGIICIGGGEPENYEILNETQLHPIINVQPTYESCYEQIKLLALHPERIPQLQQESIDYVHKHHDHIKVAKQYEAFYHSILTE encoded by the coding sequence ATGAAAATACTGTTGATTGGAGAGTACAGCAATGTGCACAACACCTTGAAAGCGGGTTTGGATCGTTTAGGACACAAGGTCGTTGTGGCTTCAAACGGCGATTACTGGAAAGCATATCCCCGCGACATCGACCTTGCCCGACCGTCAGGACGGTTTGCAGGGCTTCGGCTTACGTTGCATCTATGCGCCAATCTGCACAAATTGCGTGGCTACGACATCGTGCAAATTATCAATCCCGTCTTCATAGACCTGAAGGCGAAACGCATTCAGTACATATACAACTACCTGCGTCGCCACAATAAGAAAATAATAATGGGTGCTTTCGGTATGGACTACTATTGGGTACACGTCAATAGCACCACCATGCCTTTACGATACAGCGACTTCAACATCGGCAAAACACTAAGAACAAACAAAGATGCCATTATAGAGCAATGCGATTGGGTAGGCACAGACAAAGAACAACTGAACAAAACAATTGCCAACGATTGTGACGGCATTGTGGCAGGACTATACGAATACCAAGTTTGCTACCAGCCCTTCTTTCCCGACAAAACAACATTCATTCCCTTTCCCATCATCACCGAAGGAAAAAACACACAAGCTGAAAGGAAAGACGGAGCACTAAAACTGTTCATAGGAATAAGCAAGAACCGTTCAGAATATAAAGGAACAGACATTATGCTCCGAGCTGCCAAGGCGGTAAAAGCAGACTATCCCGAACTGTTGGAGTTGCGCATAGCCGAAGGAATTCCATTCAACGAATACGTAAAGCTAATGGAAGGCTCTGATGCCATACTCGACCAGCTTTATAGCTACACTCCTTCGATGAACCCATTGGAAGCTATGAGCAGGGGTATTATTTGCATTGGAGGAGGCGAACCCGAAAACTACGAGATACTAAACGAAACACAACTACACCCTATCATCAACGTTCAGCCAACTTACGAAAGCTGTTACGAACAAATAAAGCTATTGGCACTCCACCCCGAACGCATACCACAACTTCAACAAGAAAGCATCGACTACGTTCACAAACACCACGACCACATTAAAGTAGCAAAGCAATACGAGGCGTTCTATCATTCTATTCTGACAGAATGA
- a CDS encoding glycosyltransferase family 2 protein, translating into MQTQHPLPQNDKAQPLISFIITYYNEPIDMLKKCIDSILMLTFNREEREIIVIDDGSDVSPLNLLTDIADQMIYIRQPNQGLSHARNTGIAMANGQYLQFVDADDFLISSNYDKCLDFIRFKDADIVLFDFATKEVSSAQLANNEELSGTEYMHNNNLRASACGYIFKKNLLVNLRFTKGILHEDEEFTPQLIIRADKVYNTKVQAYFYRKRKESITHNKDKRWKLKRLQDTEQVIKSLQDKADLMPAKDRVAMLRRVAQLTMDYIYNIIILTRDEQYLNHVLLRLEKRGLFPLPKKNYTRKYKLFSIMINSKVGRKILIHTLPRLN; encoded by the coding sequence ATGCAAACTCAACACCCTCTTCCACAAAACGATAAAGCCCAGCCACTAATCAGCTTTATCATCACCTATTACAACGAACCTATCGATATGCTAAAGAAATGTATCGATAGCATTCTTATGCTCACATTTAACAGAGAAGAGCGTGAGATTATCGTCATTGATGATGGCTCAGATGTGTCGCCACTCAACTTATTGACAGATATTGCCGACCAAATGATATACATTCGGCAGCCCAACCAAGGACTTAGCCACGCAAGAAACACTGGAATTGCAATGGCAAATGGGCAATACCTCCAGTTTGTAGATGCTGATGACTTCCTTATATCGAGCAACTACGATAAGTGTTTGGACTTTATAAGGTTTAAAGATGCCGACATCGTTCTTTTCGACTTTGCCACCAAAGAAGTGTCAAGTGCACAACTTGCCAACAACGAGGAACTTTCTGGTACAGAATACATGCACAACAACAACTTGCGGGCATCGGCATGCGGATATATTTTCAAGAAGAATCTATTGGTAAACTTGCGTTTCACAAAGGGGATTCTACACGAAGACGAAGAATTTACACCGCAGCTTATTATTCGTGCCGACAAGGTTTACAACACCAAAGTGCAAGCCTACTTCTACCGCAAGCGCAAGGAATCGATAACGCACAACAAGGACAAACGCTGGAAACTAAAGCGTCTGCAAGACACCGAACAGGTGATAAAGAGCCTGCAAGACAAAGCCGACCTTATGCCTGCTAAAGACAGAGTGGCTATGCTGCGCCGTGTGGCACAGCTGACGATGGACTATATTTACAACATTATAATCCTGACACGCGACGAACAGTATCTTAACCACGTTCTGTTACGGCTCGAAAAGCGTGGACTTTTCCCTCTGCCAAAGAAGAATTACACACGAAAGTACAAGCTGTTCTCTATCATGATAAACTCGAAAGTGGGGCGAAAAATCCTTATTCACACACTGCCACGTCTGAATTAG
- a CDS encoding glycosyltransferase family 2 protein, with protein MELSIIIPVYNVEKTLLRCVESVLRQSFQNFEMILVDDGSKDNSATMVDEIARTNNRISVIHQSNQGLSAARNTGIKAAKGEYITFIDSDDFIAQDTYKGVMDLLNAHPEYDILEFSVIEKYGSKAQHPLILDDCVYQNQQEYWLKGQAYRHTYAWNKIYRRELFADIEFPKGKNFEDAHTLPKLMAAAKTIATTSLGTYYYCWNDAGITANANGQDLTSLLEAHLAYINGNNEIDATYYAHVLNIQLDVYEATKAVPLLPIRPFYGNLKLTLLHLLGIKCLCKLNTLFHKTIKPSH; from the coding sequence ATGGAATTAAGTATTATCATACCAGTTTACAATGTTGAGAAAACGCTCCTTCGGTGTGTTGAGAGCGTTCTCAGACAGTCGTTTCAAAACTTTGAAATGATATTGGTTGATGATGGCTCAAAAGACAATTCCGCCACAATGGTAGACGAAATTGCCCGAACGAACAATAGAATTAGCGTTATACACCAGAGCAACCAAGGGCTTTCTGCAGCCCGAAATACAGGTATAAAGGCAGCGAAAGGGGAATACATCACATTCATAGACTCCGACGACTTCATTGCACAAGACACCTACAAAGGTGTTATGGATTTGCTGAACGCCCACCCCGAATACGACATTCTTGAATTTTCAGTTATCGAGAAGTATGGTTCAAAAGCGCAACACCCATTGATATTGGACGACTGTGTCTATCAAAACCAGCAGGAATACTGGCTGAAAGGGCAAGCCTACCGCCATACTTACGCGTGGAACAAGATATATCGGCGAGAACTGTTTGCCGATATTGAATTTCCAAAAGGCAAGAATTTTGAAGATGCACATACACTTCCAAAGCTCATGGCTGCGGCTAAAACCATCGCAACCACAAGTTTGGGAACATATTATTACTGCTGGAACGACGCAGGAATTACTGCCAATGCCAACGGACAAGACCTAACGAGTTTGTTAGAAGCGCATTTGGCTTATATAAATGGCAACAACGAGATAGACGCAACCTATTACGCACACGTTCTGAACATTCAGTTGGACGTTTACGAGGCAACCAAGGCTGTGCCATTGCTGCCGATTCGTCCGTTCTATGGCAACTTAAAACTAACATTACTTCATCTTTTAGGAATAAAATGCTTATGCAAACTCAACACCCTCTTCCACAAAACGATAAAGCCCAGCCACTAA
- a CDS encoding oligosaccharide flippase family protein: MKKTDSYSHILRYTGLFGGVQGLNILVGVVRNKLVAMILGPDGMGLISLFNSTLKLMSDSTNFGISISAVKSISEHFDKNEEEKLADTVKLVRSWSLLAGLLGMFLCIVLSPLLSKFTFSWDGHRLHFILLSPIVALMALSGGELAILKGLRELRKLAVISIFNVLGALISSVPLYYFFREKAIVPSLVIMALIQFALTIAFSYHIYPLRLMNRWQSMREGVGMLRLGIAFVIAGILGSGADFLIRSYINNVANIDTVGFFNAGYMMTMTYVGMVFAAMETDFFPRLSGANQYRFTFNQIVNRQIEVMLLLVSPLLVLFSLFLPILLPLLYTGKFMPALGMMQVIMLAMYFRAVKLPVQYIPLAKGDSVSYLLLEGIYDVVLVVAVILNFDRLGLVGAGWAITIAGFLDAILVFVYSRWKYGYKVSSSVLLYSSIQIPIGFLTFMVTQQSNQLMYWGVGLLLALISAATSVSILKTKTNLWYKLTSKILRRFKRNGED, translated from the coding sequence ATGAAAAAAACAGACAGCTACAGCCATATTCTGCGATATACTGGACTCTTTGGTGGAGTTCAGGGACTGAATATATTGGTTGGTGTCGTGCGAAATAAGTTGGTTGCAATGATTTTAGGGCCTGATGGAATGGGACTTATTTCGTTGTTTAATTCTACTTTGAAGTTGATGAGCGACTCCACCAACTTCGGAATATCTATCAGTGCTGTCAAGAGTATATCCGAACACTTTGACAAAAACGAAGAAGAGAAGTTGGCAGATACCGTGAAATTGGTGCGTTCGTGGAGTTTGTTGGCAGGATTGTTGGGAATGTTTCTTTGCATCGTATTGAGTCCGTTGTTAAGCAAGTTCACTTTTTCGTGGGACGGACACCGCCTGCATTTCATTCTTCTTTCGCCCATTGTAGCCCTAATGGCTTTGTCGGGAGGTGAGCTTGCTATATTAAAAGGACTTCGTGAGTTAAGGAAATTAGCAGTAATCTCTATCTTTAATGTGTTAGGTGCATTGATTTCTTCAGTGCCGTTGTATTACTTCTTTCGCGAAAAAGCCATTGTGCCGTCATTAGTAATAATGGCACTTATTCAGTTTGCTTTAACGATAGCTTTTTCATATCATATTTATCCTTTGCGATTAATGAACCGTTGGCAATCTATGCGTGAAGGAGTGGGAATGCTACGGCTCGGAATTGCATTCGTGATTGCGGGCATTTTGGGTTCGGGGGCAGACTTCTTGATTCGTAGTTATATTAATAATGTGGCGAACATTGATACCGTTGGTTTCTTTAATGCGGGCTATATGATGACGATGACCTATGTCGGTATGGTGTTTGCAGCAATGGAAACCGACTTTTTCCCTCGTCTTTCAGGTGCCAATCAGTACCGATTTACTTTTAACCAGATAGTAAACAGACAGATAGAAGTTATGTTGCTGTTGGTTTCTCCGCTGTTGGTGCTGTTTTCTTTGTTTCTTCCGATACTGCTTCCTTTATTATATACAGGCAAATTTATGCCTGCTTTGGGAATGATGCAAGTAATTATGCTTGCCATGTACTTTAGAGCCGTGAAATTGCCGGTACAGTATATCCCATTGGCAAAAGGCGATTCTGTTTCCTATTTGCTTTTAGAAGGCATTTACGATGTTGTGTTGGTGGTTGCCGTAATTCTGAATTTCGACCGCCTCGGTTTGGTTGGAGCAGGGTGGGCGATAACCATTGCTGGCTTTTTAGATGCCATATTGGTGTTTGTTTATTCTCGTTGGAAGTATGGCTATAAGGTTTCTTCAAGCGTATTGCTTTATTCTTCCATACAGATTCCCATAGGATTCTTAACCTTTATGGTAACCCAGCAGTCTAATCAGCTGATGTATTGGGGCGTGGGATTGTTGTTGGCGTTGATAAGTGCTGCTACATCAGTTAGCATACTGAAAACAAAAACGAACCTATGGTATAAGCTTACTTCAAAAATATTAAGGCGTTTTAAGCGGAATGGTGAAGATTAG
- a CDS encoding glycosyltransferase family 2 protein, with protein MVKISILVAVYNAEKYLSQCLSSLLSQTLQDIEIICVDDASTDSSLNILNAYAAKDERIKVVHLPQNAGIAKARNAGLHISTGEYIAFVDSDDWLSEDACEKVFDVFKRYPSTDTVLFHVKSVYGDKEVDFYMPPFTTLDGFTAFRESLTWNIHGIYVIKRELHLRFPYDESAIAYSDENVTRLHYLESREIRTCEGIYYYRQHLGSVTHKVSLRRFDYLLANKSMKQQLEALNVSDKILDIYEEVRWRNVIGLYMFYFLHRKDLDKPSRKQGLEIIKNSWQSIEQNRLPRWLIRKFGYIPLQKSWFAFRLQEEFYFFLRALIGRNKEQL; from the coding sequence ATGGTGAAGATTAGCATTTTAGTAGCTGTATATAATGCAGAGAAATACTTGTCCCAATGTTTGAGTTCCTTGCTCTCTCAGACGCTTCAAGACATAGAAATAATATGTGTTGATGATGCCTCTACCGACTCGTCGCTAAATATTCTTAATGCGTATGCTGCAAAAGACGAAAGGATAAAAGTAGTACACTTGCCCCAAAATGCAGGAATAGCCAAGGCAAGAAATGCAGGATTACATATTTCTACTGGTGAGTATATTGCATTTGTTGATAGCGACGACTGGCTGTCGGAAGATGCTTGCGAAAAGGTTTTTGATGTCTTCAAGCGTTATCCATCAACCGATACGGTGCTTTTCCATGTAAAAAGCGTTTATGGCGATAAGGAAGTAGATTTCTATATGCCTCCTTTTACCACCTTAGACGGCTTCACGGCATTCCGTGAAAGCCTGACTTGGAATATCCACGGCATTTATGTTATTAAGCGAGAATTGCATCTTCGTTTCCCTTACGACGAGTCTGCCATTGCGTACAGCGATGAAAACGTAACACGTTTGCATTATTTGGAGTCGCGGGAAATACGTACTTGCGAGGGCATCTATTATTATAGGCAGCATTTAGGTTCGGTAACGCATAAGGTTAGCTTACGTCGCTTCGACTATTTGTTGGCAAATAAAAGTATGAAACAGCAACTGGAAGCATTGAATGTTTCGGACAAGATACTCGATATATACGAAGAAGTGCGTTGGCGGAATGTGATAGGTCTTTATATGTTCTACTTTCTGCATCGCAAAGACCTTGATAAGCCTTCTCGGAAACAAGGTTTGGAGATAATAAAAAACAGTTGGCAAAGCATAGAACAAAACCGTTTGCCACGGTGGCTGATACGAAAGTTCGGTTATATACCTCTTCAAAAATCCTGGTTTGCTTTTCGTTTGCAGGAGGAATTCTATTTCTTTTTGCGTGCATTGATTGGTAGAAACAAAGAGCAATTGTAG